The following coding sequences are from one Strix uralensis isolate ZFMK-TIS-50842 chromosome 6, bStrUra1, whole genome shotgun sequence window:
- the KLHL41 gene encoding kelch-like protein 41, whose translation MDSQRELTEELRLYQSTLLQDGLKELLEEKKFIDCSLKAGDRSLPCHRLILSACSPYFREYFLSEQNEEKKKEVVLDNVDPNILDMIVKYLYSASIDLNDSNVQDIFALASRFQIPSVFTVCVSYLQKRLAVGNCLAILRLGVLLDCPRLAFSARDFVSDHFVQICKEEDFMQLAPHELISVISPDSLNVEKEELVFEAVMRWVRTDKENRVKSLGEIFDCIRFRLMPEKYFKEHVEKDDIIKSNSDLQKKVKIIKDAFAGKLPDSSKGTEKSTKGEVNGDVGDEDLLPGYLNDLPRHGMFVKDLILLVNDTAAVAYDPLENECYLAALAEQIPRNHSSIVTKQNQVYIVGGLYVEEENKDQPFQSYFFQLDSVAGEWVALPPLPSARCLFGLGESDNKIYVIAGKDLRTEESLDSVLCYDPVAMKWGEIKKLPIKVYGHATISNNGLIYCLGGKTDDKKCTNRLFVYNPKKGDWRDLAPMKVARSMFGTAIHKGKIVIAGGVTEEGLTASVEAFDLTTNKWEIMPEFPQERSSISLVTLGGALYAIGGFAMIQLESKEFAPSEVTDIWKYDDEKKEWIGILKEIRYATGASCLATRLNLFKLSKL comes from the exons ATGGATTCCCAAAGGGAACTCACTGAAGAGCTCAGACTTTACCAATCCACCCTTCTTCAGGATGGCCTCAAGGAACTCCTTGAAGAGAAGAAGTTTATAGATTGCTCTCTAAAAGCTGGTGACAGAAGCCTGCCTTGCCACAGATTGATTCTGTCGGCATGTAGCCCTTATTTTCGTGAGTATTTCTTATCTgagcaaaatgaagagaaaaagaaggaggtAGTTCTAGATAATGTTGACCCCAACATCCTGGATATGATTGTCAAATACCTTTACTCAGCAAGTATTGATCTTAATGATTCTAATGTGCAAGATATTTTTGCTTTGGCCAGTCGCTTTCAGATCCCTTCTGTATTCACTGTGTGCGTCTCCTATCTTCAGAAGAGGCTTGCTGTTGGTAACTGCCTGGCCATCCTCCGACTGGGTGTTCTGCTTGATTGCCCAAGACTTGCATTTTCTGCCCGTGATTTTGTTTCAGATCATTTTGTGCAGATCTGCAAAGAAGAGGACTTCATGCAGCTTGCCCCGCATGAACTTATCTCAGTTATTTCACCTGACAGCTTAAATGTAGAGAAGGAAGAACTGGTATTTGAAGCAGTAATGAGATGGGTCCGAACAGACAAGGAGAACAGAGTGAAGAGCCTGGGGGAAATTTTTGACTGCATACGTTTTCGTCTTAtgccagaaaaatatttcaaagaacacGTTGAGAAGGATGATATAATTAAAAGCAACTCAGACCTTCAGAAAAAAGTAAAGATTATTAAGGATGCTTTTGCTGGAAAACTGCCCGACTCTAGCAAAGGTACAGAAAAGTCAACCAAAGGGGAGGTGAATGGTGATGTAGGAGATGAAGATTTACTGCCTGGCTACCTAAATGACCTTCCCAGGCACGGCATGTTTGTCAAAGACCTAATTCTTCTGGTTAATGACACTGCTGCAGTAGCTTATGATCCTCTTGAAAACGAATGCTACCTAGCAGCCCTGGCAGAACAGATTCCCAGAAATCATTCCAGTATAGTCACCAAACAAAATCAGGTCTACATTGTTGGAGGACTTTATGTGGAAGAGGAGAACAAGGATCAGCCTTTCCAGTCATACTTCTTCCAG CTGGATAGCGTCGCTGGTGAGTGGGTTGCGCTTCCTCCACTGCCGTCAGCCAGGTGTCTCTTTGGCCTGGGAGAGTCAGACAACAAGATCTATGTAATTGCAGGCAAGGACCTTCGCACTGAGGAGTCTCTAGATTCAGTATTGTGCTATGATCCTGT AGCAATGAAATGGGGTGAGATCAAAAAACTACCCATCAAAGTATATGGCCATGCTACTATCTCAAACAATGGATTGATATATTGCCTTGGAGGAAAAACTGATGATAA gaaGTGCACTAATAGACTATTTGTATACAATCCCAAGAAAGGAGACTGGAGAGACCTGGCTCCAATGAAAGTGGCTCGCTCGATGTTTGGAACAGCTATCCATAAGGGCAAGATTGTCATTGCAGGTGGCGTCACTGAAGAAGGCCTTACAGCATCTGTTGAAGCTTTTGATCTGACCACCAATAA gTGGGAGATTATGCCTGAATTTCCCCAAGAGAGAAGTTCCATCAGTTTAGTCACCTTAGGTGGAGCCTTGTATGCTATTGGAGGCTTTGCAATGATTCAGCTTGAATCTAAAGAATTTGCACCCAGCGAAGTCACTGACATATGGAA GTATGATGATGAAAAGAAGGAATGGATTGGCATACTGAAAGAGATCCGATATGCTACTGGAGCATCCTGCCTGGCTACACGTTTAAACCTCTTCAAGTTATCAAAACTGTAA